From the genome of Nicotiana sylvestris chromosome 2, ASM39365v2, whole genome shotgun sequence, one region includes:
- the LOC138885170 gene encoding serine/threonine-protein phosphatase 7 long form homolog, which yields MGFYRIIEIGRMRFNWALITALIERWRPETHTFHLPIGEATITLQDVEVLYGLPVDGMPISLPIAMRSMSRDDYWDMLQELTGFRPEDEIFSSGASRFSLTPIRQYLEVLHPIITNDTEELLDELPYYSWSADVLAYMYRSMCRASMGTQRDVCGFLPLLQVWAWEQFLQVQPPLPQLPPNVELPELPLSRRLAAPFTDPVSTTDVHDAAHPAIRRRLDDDDPDSVPKRDGMRLRLAAALKHTGCRTH from the exons ATGGGATTTTATAGGATTATTGAGATCGGGCGGATGCGGTTCAACTGGGCTTTGATCACagcgttgattgagcggtggcgaccggagacgcacacctTTCACCTGCCCATTGGCGAGGCCACTATCACGCTTCAGGACGTGGAGGTTTTATATGGCCTACCCGTTGATGGCATGCCCATTTCACTGCCTATTGCTATGAGATCTATGTCGCGCGATGATTATTGGGACATGCTGCAGGAGCTCACGGGTTTCAGGCCAGAGGATGAGATATTTTCGTCGGGTGCCAGTCGGTTTTCTTTGACCCCTATTAGACAGTACCTGGAGGTACTCCACCCCATTATCACCAACGATACAGAGGAG CTGCTAGATGAGTTACCCTATTACAGCTGGAGTGCTGATGTTCTCGCCTACATGTACAGGAGTATGTGTCGGGCAAGCATGGGCACTCAGAGAGATGTTTGTggttttctgccgcttctacag GTTTGGGCTTGGGAGCAGTTCTTGCAGgttcagccacctctaccacaattACCTCCTAATGTAGAACTTCCGGAACTCCCTCTATCCAGGAG ACTGGCGGCCCCTTTTACTGATCCTGTCAGCACCACTGATGTTCATGATGCAGCACATCCGGCTATTAGGAGGCGACTTGATGATGAcgatcctgatagcgtacccaAGCGGgatgggatgcgcctcaggctAGCGGCTGCATTGAAGCACACTGGATGCAGGACACattga